From the genome of Leptotrichia sp. oral taxon 847:
TTATTGCTTTTTGGAATCTAAAACGAATAATGAAGTTTCGGTAAAAAGACTGGAAGTTATGGAAAAGACGACAGATGGGTTTAAAATAGCTGAAGAGGATTTGAAACTGAGAAATTCGGGAGAAATTTTGGGAATAAAGCAAAGCGGCGTGTCAGATATGGTTTTTACTGACATTGTAAAAAATGTTAAAGAAATTAAAAAAGTTCATGATTTTGTTGTGTGGTACCTGGAAAAAAATGATGGAAAAATTGAAAATGAGTTTTTGAAAATGGATATTTATAAAAAATTTTTCCGTGCAGAATAAGAGTAAAATTATAAAAAAATAGTGTTTTTTATAATAGCAAAGGATTTTTTATTCCTTGTCAAAAAAATAAAAAATAAGGAGAATTTTGTGAAACAGTATATAGCGGATTTCGGGCTGTTAATAGTCGGAATATTGTGGGGATTGGGTTTTGTGTTTGTAAAAATTGGGTTAAATACGGGAATTAATCCATTTTATCTGTCGGCATTAAGATTTTTAGTCGGAGGAATTTTATTTTACCTCGTATTTTTAAAAAAAATGAAAAAATTTAGAAAAAAAGATATTGTTGCGGGACTTGTTGTAGGAATTTTTCAATTTTTTGGTTACGCTTTTCAAACTTACGGCGCAATGCTTACAACGGCTAGTAAAAATGCTTTTTTTACTTCGATAAATGTGATAATTGTACCGTATATCTTTTGGATTTTACACAAAAGAAAGCCAAAAGCGATGACTTTTATTTGCTCTGTTATCTGTGTAATTGGAATTGGAGTCATAAGTTTTGATAAAGATTTGAATTTGTCTGACATTAATTTTGGAGATATTTTGACGATAATAAGTGCAGTATTTTTTGCATTTCAAATAGCGACAACTGGATTTTTTTCAAGAAAAGTTGAGCCACTAAAATTAATCTTTTTACAGATGATATTTGCTGGAATTCTATTTGTAATAAATTTTTTTATTTTTTCAAATCCTAGAGAAATTTCGGATTTAAAAGGAATGGCACTGATTTCAGTCGGTTACTTGACAATATTTTCCACGATAGTTCCGACACTTTTGCAAACGGTCTGTCAAAAATTTACGACTTCGACACGAGCTTCACTTTTGATGTCGACAGAATCACTGTTTGCACCAATGTTTGCATTTTTTATCTTAGGCGAAGTATTAAGTTTAAAAGTGATTATAGGCGCAGGAATAGTTTTATTTTCAATAATTTTGTCGGAAATTTAAAAATTATAATTTAAAAAAAATTTGACTTTTTTGAAAAAATGTTATAAAATTAATTATAATGATTACAAAATTATAATAATTTTATATATAAAATTTGGAGGTAAAAATGGACTTTAGTTTAAATTTAGGTGTTTTGGATGAAGGAAAACTACAAAAAATTGACGAAAATAAACTTTATGATGTAACTGTGATTGGAGCGGGACCAGCGGCGGTTTCTAGTGCAATTTATGCGGCTCGTAAAGGTTTAGATGTTGCAATGGTCGGAGTAAAAGTGGGTGGACAAGTTTTGGACACAAATGAAATTGAAAATATAATAGGAACAATTTCTACAACTGGAAGCAAATTTGCCGAAACTTTGCACAATCATTTAAAGGAGTATGCAATTGCGTTTAAAGAAGGGCATGTTGTAAAAGAAATTTCGCTTGATGGAAAAGATAAAGTTTTTGTAACTGATGACGGGAAAAAATATAAGACAAAAGCTATAATTTTAGCAACTGGTGCAAAACCTAGAAGTCTTAATATTCCTGGAGAAGCTGAATATGTTGGAAAAGGAGTGCATTACTGTTCAACTTGCGATGGGCCTTTTTACAAAGGACTTGATGTCGCTGTAATCGGCGGTGGAAACTCAGGCGTGGAAGCTGCGCTTGATATGTCAGGAATTGCAAAAAATGTCACTTTAATTGAATTTATGCCAGAATTGAAAGCCGACAAAGTTTTACAGAAAAAATTGGCACAGCGTGAAAACGTGAATGTAATTTTAAATTCAGCAACTACGGAAGTTTTAGGAACAGAATTTGTGGAAAATTTAAAATATAAAAATCGGGCTACAGACGAAGAAAAAACTCTAAAATTGGACGGAATATTTATCGAAGTCGGACTTTCTCCAAGCAGTGAAATTGTAAAAGATTTAGTTGAATTGAATAAAGTGGGGGAAATTGTAATAAATCCAGTAAATAATGAAACTTCAGTGGAAGGAATCTTTGCCGCAGGAGATGTTACAAACATAAAACAAAAACAAATAATTGTTGCAATGGGAGAAGGTGCAAAAGCAGCACTTAGCGCATTTGATTATTTAATCGCAAAATATTAATAAAATTTTTTAGACTTATGAAGTTTTTCATAGGTCTTTTTTTTTTGATAAAATTTCTAATATTTTCTTTTAAATAATTAAAATAAATATTCACTTTTTAAACGGGGAATAGTATAAATTTTAATTTATTTTTGTTTACAAGATGTCGTTTTGTTTAGTATAGTTTTTTATTTTTTTTACATAAGGGGAAAGGACCGCCATTTCCCCTTATAATCCCCACGCTCGTCTAAGCATTTTTTTGAAGCAAAGCCGAAACTCACTTCGTTCAAACAGTCGTCTTTACTCCAAAAAAATCACGACACCTTTTGTATAATAGTAAAATTTAAACCGTCGGAGCATTTTTATGTGCTGACAAAACTGTCTGAGCACGATTAGTGCGAGTTTTTTGGCAGTGCATAAAAATGACGAAGACTAGCCGGGGTGCAGGGGTGCGGCGATGAGCACTTCTGCTTAAAAAAGGAATAGAAAAAAATTGTTATTTTAGTAACTTTGTGGATTGAATAAGAAACTTAAAATAGAAGTTTTTACTTAAGTATCTTATTTCGTTTTAAATTTTTAATTTTCTTGCTAAAAATTTTATGTAAAAAAATAAAAAAACTATATTAATCAAAATAACATCTTGTAATCAAAATAAATAAAAAATATTGAAATTAAAACTTTTCTTTAAATATTTTATTTCATTTTAAATTTCTAATTTTCTTGCTAAACATTGAAAATTATTATATAATTAACCCATAAAAAATAAAAAAATATATTTTGGAGGGAAAAATGAAAGAGAGAATTGTTATAACTGTTATTGGAGAAGACAAAACAGGAATTGTTGCAAATGTGTCGACAAAATTGAGTGAGCTAAAATTAAATATTATTGACATAACTCAAAAAGTTTTTGAAGATAATATTTTTGCTATGATAATGTTAGTGGAAGTTGAAAAAAATGTAGATATAAAAAAATTGCAGGAAGAATTTAAAGTTTTTGAAGGAAAAATCGGAGTAAAAGTATTTTTGCAACACGAAGAAATTTTTAAAACAATGCACAGAATATAATTTTAGAAAGAAAATTAGGAGGAAAATATGAATTTATTACCAGACGAAATACTGGAAACAATAGATATGATAGAGATGCAAAATCTTGATGTAAGAACAGTTACAATGGGAATCAGTCTATTGGACTGCATCGAAACATCGGCTGAAAAAACAGCTGAAAATATTTACAACAAAATTGTAAAAAATGGAAAAGATTTGGTAAAAATTGCAGATGAAGTGGCTAGTAAATATAATGTTCCAATCGTAAATAAAAGAGTTTCTGTTACGCCAATTGCAATAATTGGAAATGCTACAGATGCGACTGACTACACTATTTTTGCAAAAGCATTAGATAAAGCTGCAAAAGAAATTGGGATTGACTTTATCGGTGGATTTTCGGCACTTGTTGACAAAGGTTTTACTAAAGGTGATTTGAGATTAATAGAAAGTATTCCCTCTGCGCTTTCTCAAACTGACCGTGTCTGCTCTTCAGTAAATGTCGGTTCGACAAAGTCAGGAATTAATTTGGATGCCATAAAGATGATGGGAAAAACTGTAAAAGAACTGGCTAATTTATCAAAAGAAGCAGATGGACTGGCAGCGGCAAAATTTGTTGTATTCACAAACGCTGTGCCTGACAATCCTTTTATGGCTGGAGCATTTCACGGTGTAGAAAATCCTGATATTGTGCTAAACGTGGGAATAAGTGGACCTGGAGTTGTAAGACACACACTTGCAAACATTTCAAAAACTGCTAAAATCGACGAAATTACAGAGGCTATAAAAAAAGTGAGTTTTAAAATCACAAGAATGGGAGAATTGGTTGGACGAGAAGTTGCAAATAGACTTGGCGTCGAATTTGGAATAATAGATTTATCACTTGCACCAACTCCAGCGGTTGGAGATAGCGTGGGAAATGTGTTGGAAGAATTTGGCTTGGAATCTGTCGGAGCATATGGGACGACTTTTGCGCTTGCAATTTTAAACGATGCCGTTAAAAAAGGAGGGGCTATGGCTGCAACCAGAGTTGGAGGCCTAACAGGAGCATTTATTCCAGTGAGTGAAGATCAGGGAATGATAGATGCAACAAGCAAGGGTTACTTGACACTTGAAAAATTGGAAGCTATGACTTGCGTTTGTTCAGTTGGACTTGACATGATAGCAATTCCTGGAGATACAACAGAAGCGGTTATTTCTGGGATAATAGCCGATGAAATGGCAATTGGAATGGTAAACAGTAAAACTACGGCAGTGAGATTAATTCCAGTTCCAAATAAAAAAGCTGGAGACAGAGTCGTATTTGGAGGACTTTTGGGAGAAGCTGATATAATTGACATAAATAATTTGGACTGTTCAGTTTTAATAAACCGTGGTGGAAAGGTCGCACCTCCAATTCAAGCTTTAAAAAACTAATTTTTAATATGAAGGAATTTTTGAACTCCAGAATACTCATGGTATATGGAACGTTATAAAAATTAATGATTTAATTCTTTTTAACAAGGGGAAAACATCGCCTTTTCCCCTTGACCCCGCGCTAGTCTACGACATTTTTATGCACTGCCAAAAAACTCGCACTAAACGTGCTCAAACAGTTTTGTCAGCACATAAAAATGCTCCGACGGTTCAAATTTTACTACCATGCAAAAGTGTCGTGATTTTTTTGGAGTAAAGACGACTGTTTGAACGAAGTGAGTTTCGGCTTTACTTCAAAAAAATTCTTAGACGAGCGTGGGGATTATAAGGGGAAATGGCGGTCCTTTCCCCTTATGCAAAAAATAAAAAAATAATATTAAACAAAATAACATTTTGTAATCAAGAATAATTTAAAAAATTTAAAATTAAAAATCTGTCCCTAAAATTTTTAAACCATCTTAATATGTTAGTAAAGTTTGAATTTCTGATGTGTTCTTATTTTTTTATAAGTAAAAATAAAATATAAAAAAAATCTTTTTTATTAAAAAAATAAAAAAATATTTGTGTAAATCTAGTTATTTAGACTTATTTTTAGATTAATTTTTTAAAAATAAATAAAAAAGTCATATTTTTTTTAAAATTTCTTAGAAAAAGTGCTTGTTTTTTTTTTTTTTTTTGTGCTAAAATTAAAGAGTAAGATAAAGATTTTTTATAGAAAGTGAAAAAATTTTGAATTATCACTCACTCATTAAAAAAAACTATTCCTTAATTTTTTTGCTTTCAAAAAAATTTTTAAAATACAAAAAATATGTGAAAAAATTTTTGAAAGGAAATCATTATGGAAAGCAATAATTTAAAACAACTCAAAAAAGATTTAAAAGCTTTTGCCAAAAGAGTAAAAGACTTTAAATACACAGAATCAGCGCTGATTGCATTCCTTTTGACAGGAATGGTAATGCTTGGCGTTTCAAATTTAACATTTTCTGCTCAGGATGAGATAACAGCTCAGACTAAGCAAATAAATAGCTCAATAAGCGATATAAGACAGCAGTTTAAAAGAGCTAGAGCTGAAAATAATAAATTACTTAGAGATACAAATTTAGAATTAATACAGCTTATGGAACAAGGAGATCAAGTAGTAAAATCGCCTTGGAAATCATGGCAATATGGAGCCAATACGTTCTTAAATGAATGGAAAGGAACGTATAAAGGGCATGGAGACAAAACTGGAAATGTCAAATATAAAAGAAACGCTGGATTAGGTAAATACAATTACCAAGCAACAGAAGGAAAATATGGAACAACTTCAATAGGATTAAGAAATGCAATGGAAAGACCAGTAGAAATTCAAGTGGATGCTTCATTGAGAACATTGTCAATAGATAAGCCAGCACCTACTTTTGTGCCTACTACTCCTAGTGGGGGATTGCCTCCGTTTGAGCCCAGGGTTATAGCGGCACCTAATTTGCCTAAAACTCCTGATAATCCAAAAATAACAGTACTTGATCCTCCTGATTTATCGTTTAATGGAACTGGTTTTGGACAGCCATCTTCTCCAAAAACTAATCAAAGTCTATTATATGTTGAAAATTATCGTACTTATAATACAACTACGCCTGTATTTGTAACATATGGAGCTTCTAATACTAAAACTATGACAGGTGGAAGTGTTACAGTTACTAAAGATGATGGTTCAACTGGAACTACATTAGTGTCAGGAACAGGGAGTTACGATAAAAACCATCCTTATTTTATAAATGATGCAGCAGACCATTCATCTACTATAAATGGAAATTATGATATAACAAGAGCAACAGATTCAGGACCGGGAACATTATACTTTGTAAGTTTAAATCCTTACGAAGTAGGTCATAATAGTTCTTCAGATGGTGTGTATAATTTTGCAGGTAATTTAACATTGCATGGTCATAATAATCCTAGCTCTGGAAGTCTTTTATTGGGATTTGAACATCAATTATTAGCAAACAATGGTGGAGGTAGTGGGCATTTTACAAATGTTGAAAATGGAACTGTGACAAGTATTTTAAAAAATACAGGAAATATAACTTTACAAGATGGATATAATTTGGTGGGAATTCAAATAGATACAGAATATAGTTCTGGTTCAAATGGATATTTTAGAAAACAACCTCAAACAATAAACGATGGTACAATAACAATAAATTCCCAAAATAGTATAGGTATTGATTATGGTAAATATTATGATGCTTCACCTAATACAAAATTAACTGTAGGAAATATTAATGTAAATGGAAAAAATAACTACGGTTTCAGAATGAAAGCATACAATGGTGAATCTTCTAGTAGTGGTGGAACAGTTGGAATGGACTATTATGATAAAACAGATATAACAGGTGGAACAGGTAAAAAAATTACGGTTAAAGGAACAAAAAACGTTGGAGTTTCAATTGCACAAGGAACACATTCAGGAGATCCTCTATCTAGAGTAACAGGATTAAATATATTAGTTGGTGGAACAGGAAATGTTGGATTTCTAAGAAATTCTCAAGGGAATAATACAAATCATAACGTTATGAATTTAGATGCTACAAAAATGAGCAATATAGCATTTGATTCAGATGCAACAGAAAGTGCCTTGATAAGAAGTGATAAGGATGAAATAAAATTAGATCAAGATATAACAGTAGGTTCTATAGGAACTAAAAATACTTTGTTACAAGCAGGTAAACAAGGAACTGTTAGATTAGGAAGTGGAAGAACAATAACATCAACTTCTTCTGATGAATTTTATGGAATGACAGCTGGTAGTTTCCCTACTACTGGAGCAGGAACAAGTGGTGCTAAAATAATTAATGATGGGACTTTAACTATTGGTGGAAATAAAAGTATAGCTATGGCAATAGATACAGGAAATACTGGTGAACATAATGGAACTATAACTTATACAGGTAACAATGCTTCTGCCATTTTTAATAAAGGAACATTTACAGCAGCAGGTACTAGTAATACTACAATATCTGGAGATGGAAACGTAGGAATTTACAATAAAGGAACTATGCATTTAAATGGAACTGTTGGAATGATATTGAAAAATGGTTCTACAGGTATATTCAGTGATGGTGGAACAGTTACTTCAGCTCCAAACAAAGTAACAATTAGTATAGATGATACTGCTATTCCTGCAGGAACTTCAAAGGGTGTAGCTGTTTATGCTAGAAACGGTGCTATTGTCGATTTACAAGGATCAAATTTAACTGTAAAAGGTGGTGCCTCTGGTGTAGTTTCAGAAGGAGCAGGAACTAGCTTGAATTTGTCAAATTCAAAAATTGATTATGATGGTGATGGTTATGGAGTGTATAATGCAAATGGAGGAACAGTAAACTTATTAAATGCGACATTAACTTTAAGAGGGAATTCTGTAGGATTTCAAAAAGACTTAAGTGCTCCAGGTTCCATTACTACAACAGGAATGCATATAAATGTATTCTCAAATGATGCCACTGTAATGAATTTAAGAAATGCAACGGGTCCTTTAAATTTATTAGGTTTAGATAGTAATTTGGCTACGCTTGTAGGATTAGCACCAGGAAGCATTAATAATACAGATCCATTAGGAACTACATATAATGGGTATAAACTAGCTTCGATTGACGGACTTAATACGTATGAAATTAATAAAGATTTAGATAAATCGTTAGCAGTAACTGGTGCAGATGCAGATGTAGATACGTTTGTAAAAAAATTATTAGTTCAAAGGGCAATTTTAAATGTTCAAGCAGGTAAAACAGTAACAGCAAACCTAAATTCTTCAGACTTAACAGCAACAGGAATGAAAGGTGTAGTAGGACTTGATATGAGTTCAAGTAGTTCAGCAGCTTCAAATGCTGAAACACAAATAAATCTTGCTGGAGGTTCTACTGTAAATGCAGACAGAACAGACGCTGGAAACGGAGCAGTAGGATTATTTATAAACTATGGAAAAGTTCATACTGATCCATCAGCTACAATAAATGTTGAACAATTAACAACAAACCCTCATAATGACAGTGCTGTAGGTATTTATGCAGTAAATGGTTCAGATGTAAACAATGAAGGTACTGTAAATGTTGGTGGAAATAGTTCGATTGGATTATTAGGATTGGCGTATAGAGAAGATGCGACTACCGGGGCACCAAAAGTAAATGAATTTGGAGGAAAACCTGGTGAAGGAACGATTAACGTTGTAAATAAAGGTAATGTTACATTGGATGGAACTACATCTTATGGAATTTATGTGAAAAATAATAATTCAGCAGGAACAAAAGCTACTGCTACTGGAACAAATACAGGAAGTGGAGTGTTAACTTTATCCGGAGATAAGTCTATCGGAATGATAGGAGATAAAGCAACATTGACAAATGATGCAGGTGCAAAAATCAATATGACAGGACAAGAACAAGTTGGAATGTTTGCAAATAATAGTTCATCATTAATAAACAATGGAGAAATTAATTTGGCGACTTCGACAGGTTCAATTCCAAGTGTTGGAATTTACACTGATGATGTTGCTACAGATATTACGAATAATGGTAAGATTACTGGTGGAAATAAAAACTACGGTATTTTTGGTAAAACAGTAACTCATGGTTCGACTGGAGAAATTACAGTTGGAGATGAAGGTGTTGGAATTTATTCGACAGAAGGAAATATTACATTGAATTCAGGTTCTAAAATAAATGTTGGAGCGAATGAAGCAGTTGGAGTATTTACTACTGGAACAGCAGGAAGAACGATAAATGCTGATACGAATATGACAATTGGGGATTCTTCATTTGGTTATGTAATTAAAAATACAGGAACAACAAACTTAACTACAAATGGAACTGCAACATTAGGAAATGAAGCGAAATTTATTTATTCAAATAATAAAGATATAACAGTAACAAATAATGTTCCATTAACTTCAACAGGAAATAACACTTACGGAATTTATTCTGCAGGAACAGTAACAAATAATGCAGATATTGATTTTGGAAGAGGAACAGGAAGTGTAGCAGTTTATGCAATTGATGGAGGAACTGCTAGAAATGCTGCAGGAAAAACAATTACAGTAAGTGGAAGTAATTTATCAGCAACTCCAGTTCCAGAATATGGAATGGGAATGGCTACTTCTAATGGAACAATTATAAATGATGGAACAATAAAAGTGGCTCTTGATGAAGGAATTGGAATGTTTGCTTCAGGAAGTGGTTCAAAAGCAATAAATAATGGTACAATTGAATTAAGCGGAAAAAATACAAAAGGAATGTATGTTGATAATAACGCAGTAGGAGAAAACTGGGGAATTATTAAAACAGTTCCAACAGCAAATAATGATGGTATCTTAGGTGTAGTTGCCACAGGTGGTGGAGTAATTAAAAACTATGGACAAATTATTGTAGATGGACCTAATAATAAAGCTGGATATCTTGGTTCTACAGGAACTTTCTCAAATGAAACTAGTGGAGGTACAACAGGAACTGTTACAAATACTGGTGGAGCCGAAGGAGTTGTAAGAAAATCTGGAAGTCCTACAGGTAAAACAGTAGCAGGAATAGAAATTATAGCACCAGCAGGAGCAACTTCAGCTACAATTAAAATAAATGGTTCAGTTGTAACACCAACTTATGTTGACACAAATGCAAAAACTAGTACACCAAGTACAGTATCAGTTACTTCTCCAAGTGGAGCAACAACAATTGTTGATTTAGGAGCAACTGGTTTAGGAAGTATTCCAACAAATGAACAAGTTGGTTCATTAGGAATGTACATTGATACATCAGGAGTAAACTACACACATCCAATTGTAGGAGTTAATAATCTTAAAGGATTACAAAAAGTTGACTTGTTATTTGGTAATGAAGCAGCTAGATACACTGGCAGTAAAGTAATTGAAGTTGGTAGCAACATAATTGATCCGTATAATTCAATGATTTTAAGTATGGCAACTGCAGGAACTGGAACTAAATTTGCATTAAGTGCTGGAAGTTTGACATGGTTTGCAACTGCAACACAAAATTTATCAACAGGTGCTTTAGGAAAAGTTTATCTAGTTAAAATACCTTATACAGCTTTCGCTCAAGATAAAAATACATACAATTTCTTGGATGGATTAGAACAAAGATACGGAGTAGAAACTAGCGGAAGAGAAAAAGATTTATTCAATAAATTGAATGATTTAGGAAAAGGAGAAGCTCACATTTTAGCACAAGCAATTGATGAAATGAAAGGTCATCAATATGGAAATGTGCAACAAAGAATTAATGAAACTGGAAATGTGTTAGACAAAGAATTTAATTATTTGCAAAGTGAATGGAGAAATCCTACTAAAAATAATAATAAAATTAAAGTATTTGGTATAAGAAATGAATATAATACTGATTCTGCTGGAATTTATGATTACACAAGTAATGCGACTGGAGTAGCTTATGTTCATGAAAATGAAACAGTTAAACTTGGAAATAAATCAGGATGGTATGCAGGAGCTGTAAATAATTATTACAAACTTAAAGATATAAGTAGATCAAGAGAAAACCAAACTATGTTAAAAGCTGGAATCTTTAAAACAATGTCGCCATATATGGATCATAACGGTTCATTACAATGGACAATTGCTGGAGATGTATTCGCAGGTAAAAATGAAATGAAACGTAGATTCTGGATTGTAGATGATACTTTTGATGCAAAATCTGATTATTATTCATATGGAGCTGCGTTCAAAACAGATTTAGGATACGATATCAGAACATCTGAAAGAACTCATTTGAGACCTTACGGAGCATTAAAAATGGAATATGGAAGATTTACTGACATTAAAGAAGACGAAGGACAAGTTAGATTGGAAGTAGATGGAAACAATTACTTCTCAGTTAAACCAGAAGTTGGATTAGAATTCAAATACGTTCAACCAGTAGCAGTTAAATCACAATTATCAGTTGGATTAACAGCTGCTTACGAAAATGAATTAGGAAAAGTAAACAGAACAAACAAAGCAAGAGTAAGATACACAAATGCTGATTGGTATGAATTGAGAAGCGAAAAAGAAGACAGAAGAGGAAACGGTAAATTCGACTTTAATTTAGGTATAGACAACACTAGATTCGGAGTAACTGTAAATGCAGGATACGACACTAAAGGCAACAATGTAAGAGGTGGACTAGGACTTAGATTAATTTACTAGAAGACTAGTTACCGTAATAAAAATGGTTTAAATTATTAGTCATAATATAAAACAAAGAAATAACTCTTTTTAGATTTAAAAAATCTATATTAGAGTTATTTTTTTTTAAAAAAGTATTGACTTTAAAGAAAAATGGGGTATAACAATAGTGTTAACAATATGTAAACAATAAAGTTTATTGAAAACAAAATATATTATAAAAATTTAGGAGGAATTAACTATGAGTAAAGTAAGTGAAATCACAAGAGAAAGCTGGATTTTATCGACATTCCCTGAATGGGGAACTTGGTTGAATGAAGAAATTGAAAATGAAGTAGTTCCTGAAGGAAACTTCGCTATGTGGTGGTTAGGTTGCGTTGGTGTCTGGATTAAAACTCCAGGGGGAGCAAATATCTGTATGGACTTATGGTGTGGAAGAGGAAAAAACACTAAAAAAGTTAAAGATATGGTAAGAGGACATCAAATGGCCAATATGGCAGGAGTTAGAAAATTACAGCCAAACTTAAGAGCTCAACCAATGGTATTAGATCCATTTGCAATCAATGAATTGGACTACGTGTTAGTATCTCACTATCACAGTGATCACATCGACCCTAATATAGCGGCAGCAGTTATAAACAATCCTAAATTAAATCACGTTAAATTTGTAGGTCCTTGGCACTGTGCTAGAATTTGGAAAGAATGGGGAGTGCCTGAAGACAGGATTATTACAGTAAAACCAGGAGATACAGTTGAAATAAAGGACGTTAAAATTCACGCATTGGATTCATTTGATAAAACTTGCTTAGTTACACTGCCTGTTGAAGGCGCTGAAGAACAAGGTGGGGAATTACACGGATTATGTCCATCTGATGAAGAAATGGGAAGAAAAGCAGTTAATTATGTATTTGAAACTCCTGGCGGAACAATTTATCATGGTGCAGATTCACATTATTCAATTAATTTTGCAAAACACGGAAAACAATTTGATATAGATGTTGCATTAAACAACTATGGAGAAAACCCAGTTGGTATTGCCGATAAAATGACTTCAGTTGATTTACTAAGAATGGCTGAATGCTTGAGAACAAATGTTATTATTCCTGTTCACTACGATATTTGGACAAACTTTATGGCAAGTACAGATGAAATTTTGGCTTTGTGGAGAATGAGAAAAGATAGACTTCAATATAAATTCCATCCGTTTATTTGGGAAGTTGGAGGAAAATACGTTTACCCACAGGATAAAAACTTAATCGAATACCATCATCCAAGAGGATTTGATGATTGCTTTGAACATGAACCAAACGTTCAATTTAAATCAATACTATAATTAAGTGAGTTAAGTAAAATAAGTCCTTATGGTTAGTCTATTAACTGATAAATTTAGCAAAAACTCTGATCATAAGGATATTTTCTAATTAGATGGTTTTATATAAAACAGATATAAAGCGAAAGGATGAAAGTTATGAATATACTTTATACTATAGGAACATTTTTTGCCAATAATATTTTGACAAAACCACAGTTCTTTGTTGGGTTATTGGTATTTGTTGGATATTTATTTTTAGGGAAAAAAATATATGAAGCTGTTGGTGGATTTATAAAGGGAACAGTTGGATATATGATATTAAATGTTGGTGCAGCAGGGCTAGTTGTAACATTTAGACCTATCTTAGCGGCATTAAAAACAAAATTTAATCTGGATGCAGCGGTAATCGATCCGTATTTCGGATTACAGGCAGTAACAGAAGGATTGAAAAAACACAATTTAATTGATAATACAATGATGGTATTATTAATCGGATTTATAGTAAATATTATTTTAGTTTTATTAAGAAAATTTACAAAATTGAGAACATTGTTTATAACAGGTCATATTATGCAGCAACAAGCATCAACAGCATTATGGATTGCAGTGGTAAGTTTTGTTCTGACAAATAAAGC
Proteins encoded in this window:
- the ulaG gene encoding L-ascorbate 6-phosphate lactonase, which produces MSKVSEITRESWILSTFPEWGTWLNEEIENEVVPEGNFAMWWLGCVGVWIKTPGGANICMDLWCGRGKNTKKVKDMVRGHQMANMAGVRKLQPNLRAQPMVLDPFAINELDYVLVSHYHSDHIDPNIAAAVINNPKLNHVKFVGPWHCARIWKEWGVPEDRIITVKPGDTVEIKDVKIHALDSFDKTCLVTLPVEGAEEQGGELHGLCPSDEEMGRKAVNYVFETPGGTIYHGADSHYSINFAKHGKQFDIDVALNNYGENPVGIADKMTSVDLLRMAECLRTNVIIPVHYDIWTNFMASTDEILALWRMRKDRLQYKFHPFIWEVGGKYVYPQDKNLIEYHHPRGFDDCFEHEPNVQFKSIL